A single Apodemus sylvaticus chromosome 20, mApoSyl1.1, whole genome shotgun sequence DNA region contains:
- the Cnpy2 gene encoding protein canopy homolog 2 translates to MKGWGWLALLLGVLLGTAWARRSQDLHCGACRALVDELEWEIARVDPKKTIQMGSFRINPDGSQSVVEVPYARSEAHLTELLEEVCDRMKEYGEQIDPSTHRKNYVRVVGRNGESGELDLQGIRIDSDISGTLKFACESIVEEYEDELIEFFSREADNVKDKLCSKRTDLCDHTLHRSHDEL, encoded by the exons ATGAAAGGCTGGGGTTGGCTGGCCCTGCTTTTGGGGGTCCTACTGGGAACTGCCTGGGCTCGAAGGAGCCAGGATCTACACTGTGGAG CTTGCAGGGCTCTGGTGGATGAATTAGAGTGGGAAATTGCCCGCGTGGACCCCAAGAAAACCATTCAGATGGGATCCTTCCGAATCAATCCAGATGGCAGCCAGTCAGTTGTGGAG GTACCTTATGCCCGCTCAGAGGCCCACCTCACAGAGTTGCTTGAGGAGGTGTGTGACCGAATGAAGGAGTACGGGGAACAGATCGACCCATCTACCCACCGCAAGAACTATGTACGAGTTGTGGGCCGGAACGGAGAATCCGGTGAACTAGACCTCCAGGGCATCCGAATCGATTCAGATATCAGCGGCACCCTCAAGTTTGCG TGTGAGAGCATTGTGGAGGAATACGAGGATGAGCTTATTGAATTCTTCTCCAGAGAGGCTGACAACGTTAAAGACAAACTTTGCAGTAAGCGGACAG ATCTATGTGACCATACCCTGCACAGATCTCATGACGAACTATGA